CCGCCTCAGTGGTTCCCGGATTACgaaccccccccgcccccaagTCCGCCTGCCCCCGATTAACCCCGGGCACGTCCCCGCGTCCCCAACGAAAGGGGGACGGGGAGCGCGGGGCAGCAGGCGAAGGGGGAGCTGCTCTCCTAACCCCGCTGTTTGCCCTTGGTCCCGCAGGTCCCGAAAACCCTCCCGTGGCCATGGCGCTGGTGAAGAGCGGCTGGCTTTGGCGGCAGAGTAAGTCGGGAGCCCACGAGGCGAGGTTTTTGCCGTCGGGGATCACCCacggggtgtgtgtgtgtgggggggggctcagccgTGGGTGCACGGAGCGGAGaggagccccctgccccatggcCGAGGCTGTTCCGCATCCTACAGGGCAGCACGGAGGTTCCCCGcggggttttttttggtttttttttttttgtgtgtgtgtttttgtggtttttttggcAGCCCTTTAGGTTTAACAAGGGTTGGTGGAAGTGCTTCGCTAAAGCCACCTGGCCGCGCCGCCGGGGTTGTCGCCGACGCCAGGCGCCCCGCGGGGACCCGGTTGCGGATTTGGGGACGGCGCTGGCCTCATcccgggggcggggggtgggggaTTTCCGCGATCCCTCAGCCCCCGTTCGCCCCGCCAGGCTCCATCCTGCGCCGCTGGAAGAGGAACTGGTTCGTGCTCTACCTGGACGGCAGCTTGGTCTACTACCACGACGAGACGCAGCGCGACATGGACGGCCGCATCCACGTCAAGTTCAGCTGCCGGGACGTGAGGACCGGCCGCGAGTGCCGAGGCGAGCAACACCCCGTGTCCCCAAGCCCCGTGTCCCTAAACCCCATGGCCCCAAGCCGTGTCCCCAAGCCCCGTGTCCCTAAACCCCGTGGCCCCAAGCCGTGTCCCCAAGCCCCGTGTCCCTCCCTGCGTGGATGAGTGCTTTCATGGATGCTCCGGGAGCGTACAAAGGTGCTTGCACACATCTAAGCCAAAAAAACCTGCCGGGATGCACAATTATCACCGCTCCTGCCCGTACCCAGCACCGCCACGTCCTCTTCCAGCAccaggaagggagggaaggaaggagcccGTCTCCTCTCCCGCCCCGTGCTGGTGCAGAAGGCAGCCCACGGCCCTGACTCAGCCGCCGCCGTCTCGCACAAACACGGGGGAGAACAAAAGGCAGAGCTCGGCGCGGCCCCGGCAGCCCACGGCCGCCGCACAAAGCGCCTTTCACCGGCGCTTTGggcatttttctgtctttgggCATTTTTCTGTCCTCCCCCGCCGCGTTTTTCTGCTGTGGGACAGAAGGGTTTGCTCCCCAGCCCTTTGCTCACGTCCAACCTCTGAGATCCTGATCAAAGCAAAGAGGGAGACAAAACGAAACCCGAAGTTGCGAGCGGGGATTTTGGGGGTGAAAAACCCAACCTGCTCCCCACGGGTGGTCTTGTGGGGTCTGACGGGGGTGCCCCTGCCCCTCGCTGAGGCCGGACCCTGCCCCTTTTGCCTTCCAGACGTGCAGCCCCCCGAGGGGAAGAGCCGCGAGTGCCTGCTGACCGTGGTGCTGCGGGACGGCTCCAAGACCACGCTGTGCGCCGAGAGCGAGGACGACGCCGTGTAAGCGCCCAAACCCCCTCGGCGGGCTCTGCCCCCGAATTATCCCAGCCCAAAAAGGGCCTCGGTGGCCTGAGAAACCGCCTCTCGGCCAACCACGGGTAGCTGCAGGAGTGTTTCCGGCGGGGTTTGTTGATAAATAATGTGAATCCCCATGGGATTGGGGCCGTGCCCAGCAGGAGGAAACGGCCACGGTCAGCTCcgctctgcttttatttttatttttgagtcaGGACCCTTAAGCTGTGCTGAGAGGGGATGGAGGAAGGTGTTGGGATACCCGAGCTCGATCGCAGCTGGATGGAAACTCGCCAATTCTCCGCTTTTCCCCCCAGTTTAGGAGTCATTTTCCTGCCTCACGCAGCCGGGGCACGGCCGTCCCCGTGCCGGCGGGTACCTCCCAGCCCCGGCTAATCAGGAATTAACAATTAGCGATCCAGGTCAccgggggagggagggggacgCATGCGCCCAGGGGAGCCGCCGGGtgccccccacgcccccccagccctcctccctctgcttcGTTCGCAGCGCTTGGAAGATGGCCGTGCTGGAGGCGAAATCCACCCCGGTGAGGCTCCTTTGTCCCCCCCCAAAACGGCGGCACCGCACGGGTTTTGggtattgggggggggggggggggggggcgctcaGGTGGCTCCAACCCCAGCCCCAGAAATGTGGGGGTGACCCCGAGCCCTGTGCCCAGTGGGCGGCCTCGGGGCGTGGGTCTGGGCTTACCTGCGCCCCCGGGGAGTtaaggggctggggcagagttAAGGGGATGGGGGCAGATTtaaggggctggggcagagttAAGGGGATGGGGGCAGAGTTCAGGGGAATGGGGGATGAGTtaaggggatggggaagagtTAATGGGAATGGGGGCAGAGTTAACAGGACAGGGATGGAGTTAAGGGGATGGGGGCAGAGTTAAGGGGAGTGGGGCAGAGTTAATGGGAATGGGGACACGTTTAAGGGGAGCATGGGCAGAGTTAAGGTGATGGGGACACAGTTaagaggagcaggggcagagttAAGGGGAATGGAGGCAGCACTTAGGGCGAGGGGCATGGTTAAGGGGCCCCAAGATCAGGGAGGTGTTCGAGGTGCTTCAGCAAAGGctccccacagcagctgggcacCGTGGGCACTTCTGCCAGccacacaggggaaaaaaaattaaaaaaaaaaccacttcgCATCCCCCACCCCAAGGGACTCAGCCCCGATCGCACGTGTGGGGTGGCGAAAACAAGGCCCGGCCACACCGCGACCAGGCTCTGGCGGGTCGCTGGTGGTGTGGGGCCACGCGGGGCCCCCACCTGGGTGCCagcctcacacacacacacacacacccccttCAGGTGCACGTCTACGACCCCTATGACGACGACTACTACCAGACGGTGCCCATCGACTCCCACCAGACCGCCTACATCAGCTCCGGCCACTACGGCCACCAGTACGGAGGTGGGTGGCCCCGGCTCATCGGCCGCGTCCCCGTTCGCCCCCTCCCTccaccagctctgcctggaCCCCCCAGattttggggtgtgtgtgtgggagggggggggggggggcactgaATTGGGCTGGGGGCACGGTCCCCCCACGATCACTTCGTGTTTTGGGGCTTTACGCCCGGTTTTGGGAGGTGGGCGGGCTGAGAGCCGGCAAACTGGGTGCCGTAGGGGTGGGGTTTGGGGGAGCGAGGGTGCTTGGGGGAGCCctggctttgtgtgtgtgtgtatgggggagtggggggaacACCTTTGTtcggtgcccccccccagccccgtttTGCCTTGCAGCCCCCAGGGTGACCCACGTCATCGTGCGGGAGGACCCCTACCGCGTCTCCGGGGACCAGATGGCCTTGGGGCTGCTGGCGGGGGCCGCCACCGGCGCCGCCCTGGGCTCCTTCATGTGGATGCCCTGCTGGTTTTAGCACCCCCACACCCCGCAGGATGCGGCCCCTTTGCTTCCCCATCCCGCCCGCTCCCGGCTTTTGCATCCAAGAACCCGCACGCGGCTCCAGGGACCCGAAATCCTAAGCCAAGACCCGAAGCTGCCCCCGGCACGCCGCCACCACCCCCCCGGCACCGCTcaccaccccaaaacctccaGGTGCCGGGAGCAAAACCTTGGGTTTGGGGACGGTGGGAGGGGTGCTGCACCCACCAGCAATTTCCAGGAGGTAGGTaaattttcttgcaaaattgctttttttttttttttttttgagggtcTTTTAGGGGGATCCTGCACCGCAGCGGGATGCTCAGTGCTGCTTTCCCCCAGAGCAGGGGGTTTATGGCACAAAACCTCCCCTGGGGACAGGAGAAGCAAAGCCACAACTGCCCCTGGGCACCAGGGTGGGACACGGGCACCAAATGCTGCGAGGGGGAAGCAGGAGGGGGCTCCAGAGCCCGCTCTGTGTGGCTGCAGAAGGATTAAGGGGGGGGAATGAGAACCTGGAAGGATTTCCACCCTCACCCCAAAACCAGAGAGCCCTGGCCCCACTCTGCATCACCCCACACACAGGCGAGCACCCCAAGGGCTTCGTCCAGCCCCTGT
This is a stretch of genomic DNA from Cygnus atratus isolate AKBS03 ecotype Queensland, Australia chromosome 1, CAtr_DNAZoo_HiC_assembly, whole genome shotgun sequence. It encodes these proteins:
- the PLEKHB1 gene encoding pleckstrin homology domain-containing family B member 1, which produces MALVKSGWLWRQSSILRRWKRNWFVLYLDGSLVYYHDETQRDMDGRIHVKFSCRDVRTGRECRDVQPPEGKSRECLLTVVLRDGSKTTLCAESEDDAVAWKMAVLEAKSTPVHVYDPYDDDYYQTVPIDSHQTAYISSGHYGHQYGAPRVTHVIVREDPYRVSGDQMALGLLAGAATGAALGSFMWMPCWF